From the genome of Arvicola amphibius chromosome 9, mArvAmp1.2, whole genome shotgun sequence, one region includes:
- the Pgc gene encoding gastricsin, protein MKWMVVALLCLPLLEAALIRVPLKRMKTIRETMREKGVLNDFLKNHKYDPGLKYRFGNFGDFSVLYEPIAYMDAAYFGEISIGTPPQNFLVLFDTGSSNLWVPSVYCQSEACTTHTRYNPSKSSTYYTDGQTFSLQYGTGSLTGFFGYDTLTVQGIKVPNQEFGLSENEPGTNFVYADFDGIMGLAFPGLSAGGATTAMQGLLKENALSQPLFGVYLGSQEGSNGGQIVFGGVDKDLYTGELTWIPVTQALYWQISIDDFLIGGTTSGWCSQGCQGIVDTGTSLLTMPSQYLSDFLQAIGAEEEYGEYFVSCDSVSSLPTFNFVLNGVEFPLSPSSYILQEDGYCMVGLESTPLTSEDGQPFWILGDVFLRSYYAVFDMGNKRVGFATAV, encoded by the exons ATGAAGTGGATGGTCGTAGCcttgctctgcctccctctcttggaGGCAGCTTTGATCAG GGTCCCCCTGAAGAGGATGAAGACTATCCGAGAGACCATGAGGGAAAAGGGTGTGCTCAATGATTTCCTGAAAAACCACAAGTATGACCCTGGCCTGAAGTACCGCTTTGGCAACTTTGGTGACTTCAGTGTACTCTACGAGCCCATAGCCTACATGGAC GCTGCCTACTTTGGTGAGATCAGCATCGGAACTCCACCCCAGAACTTCTTGGTCCTTTTCGACACTGGCTCCTCCAACCTGTGGGTGCCTTCTGTCTACTGCCAGAGCGAGGCCTGCA CCACACACACCCGCTACAACCCTAGCAAGTCCTCTACCTACTACACGGACGGACAGACCTTCTCCCTGCAGTACGGCACTGGCAGCCTTACCGGCTTCTTTGGCTACGACACTCTGACC GTCCAAGGCATTAAGGTCCCCAACCAGGAGTTTGGCCTGAGCGAGAACGAACCCGGCACCAATTTCGTCTATGCAGACTTCGATGGCATCATGGGCCTGGCCTTCCCCGGCCTGTCTGCCGGTGGTGCCACCACCGCCATGCAGGGCTTGTTGAAGGAGAATGCGCTCTCCCAGCCCCTCTTCGGTGTCTACCTTGGCAG CCAGGAGGGATCTAACGGTGGACAGATTGTTTTTGGCGGTGTGGACAAGGACCTCTACACTGGAGAGCTCACCTGGATTCCCGTCACCCAGGCACTCTACTGGCAGATTAGCATCGATGA CTTCCTTATTGGTGGAACCACCTCTGGCTGGTGCTCCCAGGGCTGCCAAGGCATTGTAGACACTGGTACCTCTCTCCTCACCATGCCCTCTCAGTACCTGAGTGACTTTCTGCAGGCCATAGGAGCTGAGGAAGAATATGGAGAG TATTTTGTGAGCTGTGACAGCGTCAGTAGCCTGCCTACCTTCAACTTTGTCCTCAACGGTGTCGAGTTCCCTCTGTCACCTTCTTCCTACATCCTCCAG GAGGATGGTTACTGCATGGTGGGCCTTGAGAgcactcctctgacctctgaagatGGCCAGCCCTTCTGGATCCTTGGGGATGTCTTCCTCAGGTCTTACTATGCCGTCTTCGACATGGGCAATAAGAGGGTGGGCTTTGCCACTGCTGTCTAG